A single region of the Lotus japonicus ecotype B-129 chromosome 4, LjGifu_v1.2 genome encodes:
- the LOC130715079 gene encoding SUMO-activating enzyme subunit 1A-like — MSRRGIDGDGDGDGDGEELTAQETALYDRQIRVWGADAQRRLSKAHVLVYGMKGTAAEFCKNIVLAGVGSLTLIDDRVASEEVFSSNFLIPPDENVYGGKTLAELCCDSLKDFNPMVRVSVAKGDLSSFDVEFFSKFDVVVISCCSLSAKKLANEKCRKLSKRIAFYTVDCRDSCGEIFVDLLDYRYSKKKQDETIECHLQYPTFEEAISVPWRALHRRMSKLYFAMRVIEKFEEAEGRNAGEVSIADLSGVLKLKKELCTAQSLNESHVPDTLLERLVANTKEFPPVCAIIGGMLGQEVIKAISGKGDPIKNFFFFDAFDGKGIIEDISDSNAGK; from the exons ATGTCACGGCGAGGAATCGACGGCGACGGCGACGGCGACGGCGACGGCGAGGAGTTGACGGCACAGGAGACTGCTCTGTATGACCGTCAGATTAGGGTTTGGGGAGCAGACGCTCAAAGAAG atTAAGCAAAGCTCATGTACTAGTCTATGGAATGAAAGGAACTGCAGCTGAG ttttgcaAGAATATTGTTCTGGCTGGAGTAGGTAGTCTGACGTTAATAGATGATCGGGTGGCGAGTGAGGAAGTGTTTTCCTCGAACTTTCTTATTCCTCCGGATGAGAATGTGTATGGAGGAAAGACCCTTGCTGAGCTTTGCTGTGATTCACTTAAAGACTTCAATCCTATGGTTCGCGTTTCTGTGGCAAAAG GTGACTTGTCAAGTTTCGATGTAGAATTCTTCAGCAAGTTTGATGTGGTTGTCATCAGTTGTTGCTCACTATCTGCCAAA AAACTGGCTAATGAGAAATGCCGGAAGCTATCAAAACGTATAGCCTTCTATACTGTTGACTGTAGGGATTCTTGTGGTGAAATTTTTGTTGATCTGCTGGACTATAGATATTCTAAG AAAAAACAAGACGAAACTATTGAATGCCACCTACAGTATCCAACTTTTGAG GAAGCAATATCGGTTCCTTGGAGGGCACTTCACAGGAGAATGTCAAAGCTGTACTTTGCAATGAGAG TAATAGAAAAGTTTGAAGAGGCTGAAGGGCGTAACGCAGGAGAAGTTTCAATTGCAGATCTTTCTGGTGTTCTCAAGCTGAAAAAGGAGCTTTGTACTGCACAA TCTCTCAATGAATCTCATGTTCCTGATACTCTACTAGAAAGATTGGTAGCAAATACAAAAGAATTTCCTCCAGTTTGTGCTATCATCGGGGGAATGCTTGGACAG GAGGTTATCAAAGCAATTTCTGGTAAAGGAGACCCCATAaaaaactttttcttttttgatgcCTTTGATGGGAAGGGCATTATCGAAGACATATCAGATTCAAATGCTGGAAAGTGA